From Streptomyces sp. GSL17-111, one genomic window encodes:
- the ngcE gene encoding N-acetylglucosamine/diacetylchitobiose ABC transporter substrate-binding protein produces the protein MGSADVDRRNLIKRATALGLLAAPAMGALTSCASGGGGEGNEKVAGGEKTDQNPLGVNEKAGLEVVIFNGGYGEQYAKDAHKIYESRYGSVKHDATQKIRTTLQPRIIKGNPPDVINNSGAEAMDIASLIEEEQAEPLDALLDAPTLDDPDTKIRDVLVPGTITKGQFGGEEMYQLNYSFTVYGTWYSQTALDRLEVEYPKTWDQMLAVCAKAKKEGIAGWTYAGKHPYYFAFTMYPFIAKIGGQDVLKAIDNLEPGAWKHDAVRKAFDAYYELYAKGYILEGTPGIDHTQSQTQWNKGKALFIPNGSWVENEAKKTTPADFEMRVAPPTSLDSSDAMPFETVWAEASEPFMVPSRAKNVAGGMEWLRIMLGKESTANFTQLVSALTCVQGAADGLDLQSGLASASEVLKAAGENVVAPRIHDWYLELHKDKIGGTIAAMMAGDIKPAEAVKRCQRFADETAKDDSVRKYER, from the coding sequence ATGGGATCTGCCGACGTCGACCGCAGAAACCTCATCAAACGCGCCACCGCCCTCGGCCTGCTCGCCGCCCCGGCGATGGGCGCGCTGACATCCTGCGCCTCCGGCGGCGGCGGTGAGGGAAACGAGAAAGTCGCGGGGGGCGAGAAGACGGATCAGAACCCGCTCGGCGTGAACGAGAAGGCCGGGCTGGAGGTCGTGATCTTCAACGGCGGCTACGGCGAGCAGTACGCCAAGGACGCGCACAAGATCTACGAGAGCCGCTACGGCTCCGTCAAGCACGACGCCACGCAGAAGATCCGCACCACGCTGCAGCCCCGCATCATCAAGGGCAACCCGCCGGACGTGATCAACAACTCCGGCGCCGAGGCGATGGACATCGCCTCGCTCATCGAGGAGGAGCAGGCCGAGCCGCTGGACGCGCTGCTCGACGCGCCCACCCTGGACGACCCGGACACCAAGATCCGGGACGTGCTGGTGCCGGGCACGATCACGAAGGGCCAGTTCGGCGGTGAGGAGATGTACCAGCTCAACTACTCCTTCACCGTCTACGGCACCTGGTACTCCCAGACCGCCCTGGACCGGCTGGAGGTGGAGTACCCGAAGACGTGGGACCAGATGCTCGCCGTCTGCGCCAAGGCGAAGAAGGAGGGCATCGCCGGCTGGACGTACGCGGGCAAGCACCCCTACTACTTCGCCTTCACGATGTACCCGTTCATCGCCAAGATCGGCGGCCAGGACGTTCTGAAGGCCATCGACAACCTGGAACCGGGCGCCTGGAAGCACGACGCCGTCCGCAAGGCGTTCGACGCCTACTACGAGCTGTACGCCAAGGGCTACATCCTCGAGGGCACGCCCGGCATCGACCACACCCAGTCCCAGACGCAGTGGAACAAGGGGAAGGCCCTGTTCATACCCAACGGTTCGTGGGTGGAGAACGAGGCCAAGAAGACGACCCCGGCGGACTTCGAGATGCGGGTCGCCCCGCCCACCTCCCTGGACTCCTCCGACGCCATGCCGTTCGAGACGGTGTGGGCGGAGGCCAGCGAGCCGTTCATGGTCCCGTCCCGGGCGAAGAACGTGGCGGGCGGGATGGAGTGGCTGCGCATCATGCTCGGCAAGGAGTCCACCGCCAACTTCACCCAGCTCGTCTCCGCCCTCACCTGCGTCCAGGGCGCCGCCGACGGCCTCGACCTCCAGTCCGGCCTGGCCTCGGCGAGCGAGGTGCTGAAGGCGGCGGGGGAGAACGTCGTCGCGCCCCGCATCCACGACTGGTACCTGGAACTGCACAAGGACAAGATCGGCGGCACGATCGCCGCCATGATGGCCGGGGACATCAAGCCCGCCGAGGCCGTCAAGCGCTGTCAGCGCTTCGCCGACGAGACGGCGAAGGACGACAGCGTCCGCAAGTACGAGCGCTGA
- a CDS encoding type I polyketide synthase produces MSTAESGRDVAIIGMACRFPGANTPEQFWANLTGGVSSIRTFTPDELLAAGVDPDVVRHPDYVPSAGYLEGAEDFDPGLFRIPPAEARITDPQHRLFLECVWDALERAGYDPQRLGDARIGCFGGAGMALYAGNRLSSYFSENLARSSSLLTELAPLQAFIATQSDHLCTRVSHRLGLRGPSIGVQTACSTGLVTLHLACQSLLTGESDMALAGAAGVHFPLRRGYVYEEGGFLSPDGVCRPFDAAARGTVGGSGAGVVLLRRLRDALADGDPICAVVKGSAVNNDGALRAGYLAPSAEGQADVVRTAQRTAGIAPDDIGYLEAHGTGTALGDAIEVSALTQVFGAGTGREIGLGSVKSNIGHLDTAAGLPGLMKAAMALEHGLIPATLNFTSPNPALRLESSPFFVVSENTPWIQPRAERLSGISSFGGGGTNAHVVLAAAPERPAARTDAGPYLLTLSARSSDGLRQQAEAYADHVAATEQDPADVCVTARTARPAFAHRAAVAAPDADTLVERLRTLARHDVTADRAAPTGDRQPVFLYSGQGGALAETAWALYQQVPAFRSGLDACLRELGEAGPALLELLRTDAPALHTEARWAQLGLFCFQYALTGVWTSAGVHPAAVLGHSLGEYAAACAAGVLDLPDALRLVTARGRLMDELCPAGSLLAVMESEERVRDVLVRTAVPAEIAVVNGERAVVVGGPADALAKITAELGTETVTTAVHTTHAFHTSAVDPMREEFERAVDGVRFREPRVPFVSSMAGGAGLSAADPAYWVRQVRETVRFGDALESLLDGHRLFLEIGPAAVLSGHGRSSGADAAFVSSLQRRRGRAGALTQAAARLYALGTPVDTSRFGARGSGRRVLIPTSHRVRERYWIDPGPAAQTVTPEAASITDGTLFHGRTVWESAPGPFTETTSDLSWTVLGSPDNPVAVRLAEAIRTHTGSCELQAPGEAPPSGTPGTLAAGVVCVPDPTVGPAPVGLPDCVATVAALLRGYADGTTAAPRRLVLLTTRAQSTDAAPDPAHAALWGLARSARTELTETAIHCVDTDGGPFDAGLVADLVGGVDAEVAYRDGVRLLARLGPVAGQPALPRLDPDATYLVTGGAGALGARVLRRLYELGARHLVALGRTAGGAGIGETILEELRADGLDLLRAQVDVTEPAQLESLLTYVASAYPPVRGIVHTAGVLDDATLANLTPDALARVLAPKLDGTRHLDRLTERLDLDFFVCFSSITATLGAPAQAAYAAANAAMDAVAAGRRARGQRAASVQWGPWSGGGMHTALGERSRSIGRGLGELSPEQGMSVLDRVLAAPSDTTLAAQLRVPHADADPVAFARQLTDPPAEGAIPPAAGAVAADLRALRPWQRAARMIDYVSSAVATLLGEEVGALDTETPFIELGLDSLLGLRLGSRLRQDLAIRLSPTYSFDYPTIEELSSHLVELIE; encoded by the coding sequence ATGAGCACCGCCGAATCCGGACGGGACGTCGCGATCATCGGCATGGCCTGCCGGTTCCCGGGCGCGAACACGCCCGAGCAGTTCTGGGCCAACCTCACCGGCGGGGTCTCCTCGATTCGGACCTTCACCCCCGACGAACTCCTCGCCGCCGGCGTCGACCCCGACGTGGTGCGCCACCCCGACTACGTGCCGTCCGCGGGTTACCTGGAAGGCGCCGAGGACTTCGACCCCGGGCTGTTCCGGATCCCGCCCGCCGAGGCGCGGATCACCGACCCCCAGCACCGGCTCTTCCTCGAGTGCGTCTGGGACGCCCTCGAACGGGCCGGGTACGACCCGCAACGGCTCGGCGACGCACGGATCGGCTGCTTCGGTGGCGCGGGCATGGCCCTGTACGCGGGCAACCGACTCAGCTCCTACTTCAGCGAGAACCTGGCCCGCAGTTCCAGCCTGCTCACCGAACTCGCCCCGCTTCAGGCGTTCATCGCCACGCAGAGCGACCACCTCTGCACACGGGTCTCGCACCGCCTCGGCCTCCGCGGACCCAGCATCGGTGTGCAGACCGCCTGCTCCACCGGCCTGGTGACGCTCCATCTGGCCTGCCAATCGCTGCTCACCGGAGAGAGCGACATGGCGCTCGCCGGTGCGGCCGGGGTGCACTTCCCGCTGCGCCGCGGCTACGTGTACGAGGAAGGCGGCTTCCTGTCCCCGGACGGCGTGTGCCGCCCGTTCGACGCGGCGGCGCGCGGCACCGTGGGCGGCAGCGGCGCGGGCGTCGTACTGCTGCGCCGCCTGCGGGACGCGCTGGCCGACGGCGACCCGATCTGTGCGGTGGTCAAGGGCAGCGCGGTCAACAACGACGGCGCTCTCCGGGCCGGCTACCTGGCCCCCAGCGCCGAGGGCCAAGCCGACGTGGTCCGCACGGCGCAGCGGACGGCTGGGATCGCACCGGACGACATCGGGTACCTGGAGGCGCACGGCACCGGCACCGCGCTCGGCGACGCCATCGAGGTCAGCGCGCTCACGCAGGTGTTCGGCGCCGGAACCGGGCGGGAGATAGGCCTGGGATCGGTGAAGTCCAACATCGGCCACCTGGACACCGCGGCCGGCCTGCCAGGGCTGATGAAGGCGGCCATGGCGCTGGAGCACGGTTTGATCCCTGCCACGCTGAACTTCACCTCTCCCAACCCGGCACTGCGACTGGAGAGTTCGCCGTTCTTCGTGGTGTCCGAGAACACCCCGTGGATCCAGCCACGGGCCGAACGCCTCTCCGGGATCAGCTCGTTCGGTGGCGGCGGCACCAACGCGCACGTGGTGCTCGCCGCCGCGCCCGAGCGGCCCGCCGCGCGGACGGACGCTGGCCCCTACCTGCTCACCCTGTCGGCACGTAGCTCGGACGGGCTGCGTCAGCAGGCCGAAGCCTATGCCGACCACGTGGCCGCCACCGAGCAGGACCCGGCCGACGTCTGCGTCACCGCCCGGACGGCCCGGCCCGCTTTCGCCCACCGCGCCGCGGTGGCCGCGCCCGACGCGGACACCCTGGTGGAGCGGTTGCGCACCTTGGCGCGCCACGACGTGACGGCGGACCGGGCCGCGCCGACGGGGGACCGGCAGCCCGTCTTCCTGTACAGCGGCCAGGGCGGCGCACTCGCCGAGACCGCCTGGGCCCTGTACCAGCAGGTGCCGGCCTTCCGGTCCGGACTGGACGCGTGCCTGCGGGAACTCGGTGAGGCAGGCCCCGCACTGCTGGAGCTGTTGCGCACCGATGCCCCAGCCCTGCACACCGAAGCACGCTGGGCCCAGCTCGGGCTGTTCTGCTTCCAGTACGCGCTCACCGGAGTGTGGACTTCGGCCGGGGTCCATCCCGCCGCCGTGCTCGGCCACAGCCTCGGCGAGTACGCAGCCGCCTGCGCGGCCGGGGTCCTCGACCTGCCGGACGCACTGCGGCTGGTGACGGCGCGCGGCCGGCTGATGGACGAGCTCTGCCCGGCCGGCTCGTTGCTGGCTGTGATGGAGTCCGAGGAGCGGGTACGCGACGTACTCGTCCGCACCGCCGTGCCCGCCGAGATCGCCGTGGTCAACGGCGAGCGCGCGGTTGTGGTCGGCGGGCCCGCGGACGCGCTCGCCAAGATCACCGCCGAACTCGGTACCGAGACCGTCACCACCGCCGTTCACACCACGCACGCGTTCCACACCAGCGCCGTCGACCCGATGCGCGAGGAGTTCGAGCGCGCCGTCGACGGGGTCCGGTTCCGCGAGCCCAGGGTGCCGTTCGTCTCCTCGATGGCCGGCGGTGCGGGGCTGTCGGCCGCCGATCCGGCGTACTGGGTGCGCCAGGTGCGCGAGACCGTACGGTTCGGGGACGCCCTGGAGTCGCTGCTCGACGGCCACCGTCTGTTCCTGGAGATCGGTCCCGCCGCCGTGCTCAGTGGCCACGGGCGGAGCTCCGGAGCCGACGCGGCCTTCGTCTCCTCCCTGCAGCGCCGCAGGGGTAGGGCCGGGGCGCTCACGCAGGCGGCCGCCCGCCTCTACGCCCTCGGCACGCCGGTCGACACCTCCCGGTTCGGTGCGCGCGGCTCCGGACGACGGGTGCTCATTCCCACCTCGCACCGGGTCCGCGAACGCTACTGGATCGACCCGGGCCCGGCCGCGCAGACCGTGACACCCGAGGCCGCCTCGATCACCGACGGGACGCTCTTCCACGGCCGCACGGTCTGGGAGTCGGCACCGGGACCCTTCACCGAGACCACCTCGGACCTGTCCTGGACCGTGCTGGGCTCACCCGACAATCCGGTCGCTGTGCGCCTCGCGGAGGCGATCCGCACGCACACGGGGTCCTGCGAGCTGCAGGCACCGGGCGAGGCACCGCCGAGCGGGACGCCCGGCACCCTCGCCGCGGGGGTCGTCTGCGTCCCCGACCCGACCGTGGGCCCGGCCCCGGTCGGCCTGCCCGACTGCGTCGCCACCGTAGCCGCCCTGCTGCGCGGCTACGCGGACGGCACCACCGCCGCGCCGCGCCGCCTGGTCCTGCTGACCACGCGTGCCCAGTCCACCGATGCCGCCCCCGATCCCGCACATGCGGCGCTGTGGGGCCTGGCCCGTAGCGCGCGCACCGAGCTCACCGAGACCGCGATCCACTGCGTGGACACGGACGGTGGCCCGTTCGACGCCGGTCTGGTGGCCGACCTGGTCGGTGGTGTCGATGCGGAGGTCGCCTACCGTGACGGCGTCCGGCTGCTCGCCCGGCTCGGTCCGGTCGCCGGGCAGCCCGCCCTGCCGCGTCTGGACCCCGACGCGACGTACCTGGTCACCGGCGGCGCGGGTGCGCTCGGTGCCCGGGTGCTGCGTCGGTTGTACGAACTGGGGGCCCGTCACCTGGTGGCGCTCGGCCGGACAGCAGGCGGTGCCGGTATCGGTGAGACGATCCTTGAGGAGCTGCGGGCCGACGGCCTCGATCTGCTGAGAGCCCAGGTGGACGTCACCGAACCCGCGCAACTCGAGTCCTTGCTCACCTATGTGGCGAGCGCCTATCCGCCCGTACGCGGCATCGTGCACACGGCCGGAGTGCTCGACGACGCGACCTTGGCCAACCTCACACCCGATGCGCTGGCCCGGGTGCTGGCCCCCAAGCTCGACGGCACCCGTCATTTGGACCGGCTCACGGAGCGGCTCGACCTCGATTTCTTCGTCTGCTTCTCGTCCATCACCGCGACGCTGGGCGCCCCGGCCCAGGCCGCCTACGCTGCCGCGAACGCGGCGATGGACGCCGTCGCGGCAGGCCGCCGGGCGCGCGGGCAGCGGGCGGCCTCGGTCCAGTGGGGCCCTTGGTCCGGGGGCGGCATGCACACCGCCCTCGGGGAACGGTCCAGGAGCATCGGCCGGGGTCTCGGCGAGCTCAGCCCCGAGCAGGGCATGTCCGTGCTCGACCGCGTGCTCGCCGCCCCATCTGACACCACGCTCGCCGCCCAGCTGCGTGTACCGCACGCCGACGCTGATCCCGTCGCCTTCGCCCGCCAACTCACCGACCCGCCGGCCGAGGGCGCCATCCCGCCGGCCGCCGGCGCCGTGGCCGCCGACCTACGCGCACTCCGGCCCTGGCAGCGTGCCGCCCGGATGATCGATTACGTGTCCAGCGCCGTTGCGACCCTGCTAGGGGAGGAAGTCGGCGCCCTCGACACCGAAACCCCCTTCATCGAACTGGGTCTGGACTCCCTTCTCGGCCTGCGCCTGGGCAGCCGCCTCCGTCAGGACCTGGCCATACGCCTCTCACCGACCTACAGCTTCGACTACCCCACGATCGAGGAGTTGTCCTCACACTTGGTGGAGTTGATCGAGTGA
- a CDS encoding SDR family NAD(P)-dependent oxidoreductase translates to MALRELPGVTDWWVAAGPADTGIIAYVVPGRPTGHADLLRTLRRACVGVPPELGPHLVRLTALPRDPEGHVDQGQLAELPALGEDTLRAAERAARDVGAAQARAAIVEAGVPQPNGLVVRPDDAAPVTGRQDGEARPALLSGGRRTSDPDGPLTLAQALERAAASSAGVVFVPGTGEAVRLTYGELRERAARVAKGLQGAGVRPGDPVLLPAGDHEEFLTAFWACQVSGAVAVPCAPVTAEAGALAAERLQYVWELLQEPVIVTSDPTSVPPAVRERARLHGLNALTEAEPATPAGIAPDDTAVMLLTSGSTGMPKLVTQTHAAILSMTAAARATLGLGADDVSVNWFPLDHVVGLLMCHVRDIYLCCEDVHVPTDVVLGDPLRWLDLLTQYQATLTWAPNFAFSLIGARAGDLADRDWDLSRVRSIINAGEMVVAEQVRQFLAVLAPFGLRDHTVQPAWGMSETCSVVTADQDFSGTVGSLLGPVSVGGPFPGLSVRIVRADGSPAVEGETGDLEVTGSMVTRGYHNNDKANADSFAPDGWFRTGDRAVIAAGALTIVGRSKDVIRVNGISIPSTEVEAVVERSDRVRESFTAAVCYRPDNAATDEIAVFYSPRAGQQGEAVGADVRRRVLEHYGFPPRHVIQVRPEEIPKTSIGKIRRAVLAARLHAGEFDDRLARGAAAEPAGVWLARPEWRVRAARPTAPGIRDIDAARTVVLGADATTGRRLRALLTAHGHRCTFGIWDGDQEMDPHLVTVAPSIGAVGAFLADGADGTRLPGEVVLAFPAEPRPQDARTVIERQASVIEQVLLVVRALDELAPRGPVRLTLLGAGLCAVTADDIPDLALSPLAGLAPSLDAELPWLRVRLIDAEPGDERAADGELLGEAVGALVSYRGGVRRELCITGQPEPEPVTDGPSALFRRDATYLVTGGLGGVGFEVCRHLLATTGCSLVLLGRTPLPEPSTLQGDRDALDARQRRLRELEQVGRVRYLAVDSGDEDGLRAALAEVEAAWNLPVAGAVHVAGLMDGVPVAELTPERLREVLAAKVEPALLLGRLIAERKGSVVAFSSVNAIFGGAQVAGYGAANAFLDAWAAQLGARGVPVHLLSWSRWQSTGMSAGSEDDELVRSRGYRVLTVEAALRAFDSAVRLPVGHTVIGLEPTNPFILARIELPTAPLDRLEVRCVPLPAHTGEIVVNDLRGRPVAVAAVADPTGTGSREGADQETLATLAGIWQEVLAVPEVLYGEGFFDMGARSLQLPRVQHLIEEKLRTRVEISDFFAHPTVAALAAHLDRLRGAGGGGGGSGQPEPAAPRRGSDRFDRPGTVLLETEAV, encoded by the coding sequence GTGGCACTCCGGGAGCTGCCGGGGGTCACCGACTGGTGGGTGGCTGCTGGGCCGGCCGATACCGGGATCATCGCCTACGTGGTCCCTGGACGGCCGACCGGCCATGCCGACCTCCTGCGCACCCTGCGGCGCGCCTGCGTCGGCGTGCCGCCGGAACTGGGCCCGCACCTGGTCCGGCTGACCGCGTTGCCCCGCGACCCCGAGGGGCACGTGGACCAGGGCCAGCTGGCCGAGCTGCCGGCACTCGGCGAGGACACGCTGCGCGCGGCTGAACGGGCCGCACGGGACGTCGGCGCCGCCCAGGCCCGGGCCGCGATCGTGGAGGCCGGTGTACCGCAGCCCAACGGCCTGGTGGTCCGGCCGGACGATGCCGCCCCGGTGACCGGGCGTCAGGACGGCGAGGCGCGCCCGGCACTGCTCAGCGGGGGGCGGCGGACCAGCGACCCGGACGGTCCGCTCACCCTCGCACAAGCACTGGAGCGGGCCGCGGCCAGCAGCGCGGGCGTGGTGTTCGTCCCGGGCACGGGCGAGGCGGTCCGGCTGACCTACGGCGAGCTGCGCGAGCGCGCCGCACGGGTGGCGAAGGGCCTGCAGGGGGCCGGGGTGCGTCCGGGCGATCCGGTGCTGCTGCCGGCCGGCGACCACGAGGAGTTCCTGACCGCCTTCTGGGCCTGCCAGGTGAGTGGCGCGGTGGCTGTACCGTGCGCCCCGGTCACCGCCGAGGCGGGCGCCTTGGCGGCGGAGCGGCTGCAGTACGTGTGGGAACTGCTCCAGGAGCCCGTGATCGTCACCTCCGACCCGACGAGCGTGCCGCCGGCCGTACGCGAACGCGCCCGGCTGCACGGCCTGAACGCGCTGACCGAGGCCGAGCCCGCTACCCCGGCAGGGATCGCGCCGGATGACACCGCGGTGATGCTGCTGACCTCCGGCAGCACCGGGATGCCCAAGCTGGTCACCCAGACCCACGCGGCGATCCTCTCGATGACCGCCGCCGCCCGCGCCACGCTCGGCCTCGGCGCCGACGACGTCTCGGTCAACTGGTTCCCGCTGGACCACGTGGTCGGCCTGCTGATGTGCCACGTCCGCGACATCTACCTGTGCTGCGAGGACGTGCACGTCCCCACCGACGTCGTGCTCGGCGACCCGCTGCGCTGGCTGGACCTGCTCACCCAGTACCAGGCCACCCTGACCTGGGCGCCGAACTTCGCCTTCTCGCTGATCGGAGCCCGCGCCGGGGACCTGGCCGACCGTGACTGGGACCTGTCCCGGGTGCGGTCCATCATCAACGCGGGGGAAATGGTTGTCGCCGAGCAAGTACGCCAGTTCCTCGCCGTGCTCGCACCGTTCGGACTCCGGGATCACACCGTGCAGCCCGCCTGGGGCATGTCCGAGACCTGCTCCGTGGTGACCGCGGACCAGGACTTCTCCGGCACGGTGGGCTCTCTGCTCGGTCCCGTGTCGGTCGGCGGCCCGTTCCCCGGCCTGTCGGTGCGCATCGTCCGGGCCGACGGCTCGCCCGCCGTCGAGGGCGAGACCGGCGACCTGGAGGTCACCGGCAGCATGGTCACCCGCGGCTACCACAACAACGACAAGGCCAACGCTGACTCCTTCGCACCCGACGGCTGGTTCCGCACCGGCGACCGCGCCGTCATCGCCGCCGGGGCGCTGACCATCGTCGGCCGCTCCAAGGACGTCATCCGGGTCAACGGCATCAGTATCCCCTCGACCGAGGTGGAGGCCGTGGTCGAGCGCTCCGACCGGGTACGTGAGAGCTTCACCGCCGCGGTCTGCTACCGCCCCGACAACGCTGCCACCGACGAGATCGCCGTCTTCTACAGCCCGCGGGCCGGCCAGCAGGGGGAGGCGGTGGGCGCTGACGTACGCCGGCGGGTGCTGGAGCACTACGGCTTCCCGCCCCGGCACGTCATCCAGGTGCGGCCCGAGGAGATCCCCAAGACCTCGATCGGCAAGATCCGCCGAGCGGTGCTCGCCGCACGGCTGCACGCGGGGGAGTTCGATGACCGGCTGGCGCGCGGCGCGGCGGCCGAACCCGCCGGGGTGTGGCTGGCCCGCCCCGAGTGGCGTGTCCGAGCGGCCCGTCCCACCGCGCCTGGCATCCGTGACATCGACGCCGCGCGAACCGTGGTGCTGGGCGCGGACGCCACGACCGGCAGACGACTGCGTGCCCTGCTGACCGCCCACGGGCACCGCTGCACCTTCGGGATCTGGGACGGCGACCAGGAGATGGACCCCCACCTGGTCACGGTCGCGCCCTCCATCGGCGCGGTCGGCGCGTTCCTGGCCGACGGCGCGGACGGCACCCGGCTGCCCGGCGAAGTGGTGCTCGCCTTCCCGGCCGAGCCGCGGCCGCAGGATGCGCGCACCGTGATCGAACGCCAGGCCTCCGTGATCGAGCAGGTACTGCTGGTGGTCCGCGCGCTGGACGAACTGGCGCCGCGCGGGCCGGTCCGGCTCACCCTGCTCGGCGCCGGCCTGTGCGCGGTCACCGCCGACGACATCCCGGACCTCGCGCTGAGTCCGCTCGCGGGGCTGGCCCCCAGCCTCGATGCCGAACTGCCGTGGCTACGGGTGCGGTTGATCGACGCCGAACCCGGTGATGAGCGGGCTGCGGACGGCGAACTGCTCGGCGAGGCGGTCGGCGCTCTGGTTTCCTACCGGGGCGGTGTGCGGCGCGAGCTGTGCATCACCGGCCAGCCCGAGCCCGAGCCCGTCACGGACGGGCCGTCGGCACTCTTCCGACGGGACGCGACCTACCTGGTCACCGGTGGCCTCGGCGGCGTCGGCTTCGAGGTCTGCCGTCATCTGCTCGCCACCACCGGCTGCTCGCTCGTCCTGCTCGGCCGCACACCCCTGCCGGAGCCGAGCACCCTGCAGGGCGACCGGGACGCACTCGACGCCCGCCAGCGGCGTCTGCGCGAGCTGGAACAGGTCGGCCGGGTCCGCTACCTCGCTGTCGACTCCGGCGACGAGGACGGGCTGCGCGCCGCGCTCGCGGAGGTCGAGGCGGCCTGGAACCTGCCGGTCGCCGGTGCCGTGCACGTGGCCGGCCTGATGGACGGCGTCCCGGTCGCCGAGCTGACGCCGGAGCGGCTGCGCGAGGTACTCGCTGCCAAGGTCGAACCCGCCCTCCTGCTGGGTCGGCTGATCGCCGAGCGGAAGGGCTCCGTGGTCGCCTTCTCCTCGGTCAACGCGATCTTCGGCGGCGCCCAGGTGGCCGGTTACGGCGCGGCCAACGCCTTCCTCGACGCCTGGGCCGCACAGCTGGGCGCCCGGGGCGTGCCGGTGCACCTGCTGTCCTGGTCCCGCTGGCAGTCGACCGGCATGAGTGCGGGCAGTGAGGACGACGAACTGGTCCGCTCGCGCGGCTACCGGGTGCTCACCGTGGAGGCCGCGCTGCGCGCCTTCGACAGCGCCGTGCGGCTGCCCGTCGGCCACACCGTGATCGGCCTGGAGCCGACCAACCCGTTCATTCTGGCCCGCATCGAACTGCCGACCGCACCGCTGGACCGGCTCGAGGTCCGCTGCGTACCGCTGCCCGCTCACACCGGCGAAATCGTCGTCAACGATCTGCGCGGCAGACCGGTCGCGGTGGCGGCCGTCGCCGACCCGACGGGTACGGGCTCGCGCGAGGGCGCCGACCAGGAGACCCTCGCCACTCTCGCCGGTATCTGGCAGGAGGTCCTCGCCGTTCCCGAAGTCCTCTACGGTGAAGGCTTTTTCGACATGGGCGCGCGGTCTCTGCAGCTGCCCCGGGTGCAGCACCTGATCGAGGAGAAGCTGCGGACCCGGGTGGAGATCTCCGACTTCTTCGCCCATCCGACCGTGGCCGCCCTCGCCGCGCACCTGGACCGCCTGCGCGGCGCGGGCGGTGGGGGAGGCGGGAGCGGACAACCCGAACCGGCCGCGCCGCGGCGCGGTTCCGACCGGTTCGACCGACCGGGCACCGTCCTCCTTGAAACCGAGGCCGTGTGA